One Helianthus annuus cultivar XRQ/B chromosome 12, HanXRQr2.0-SUNRISE, whole genome shotgun sequence genomic region harbors:
- the LOC110894063 gene encoding uncharacterized protein LOC110894063 isoform X1 — protein MCGREPNFELTAEEKDELSKLIWDDFLTMTRNHDFSNFWKLMEKDFVGAATDLRPSCGVNRMIRLIELDRNQGFQIKWWNLAKTRLLVVSAFNAYVTGELQAPTLALITISRTSRSCVSFIRNYNKIIDNQHRDFFIFTSEKQCGYSNELNILPYNGSARQEPVNKIDS, from the exons ATGTGTGGTAGAGAACCGAACTTTGAGCTCACAGCTGAGGAGAAGGACGAACTCAGTAAACTGATTTGGGATGATTTCTTAACCATGACTCG AAACCATGATTTTTCCAATTTTTGGAAGTTAATGGAAAAAGATTTTGTTGGAGCAGCTACTGATCTACGACCCAGCTGTGGTGTAAATCGAATG ATTCGGCTGATTGAGCTTGATCGGAATCAGGGGTTTCAAATAAAGTGGTGGAACTTGGCAAAAACTCGCCTTTTGGTGGTTTCAGCTTTTAATGCGTATGTCACTGGAG AGCTACAAGCACCGACTCTTGCTTTGATTACCATATCAAGAACTTCCAGATCTTGTGTAAGCTTTATCAGAAATTACAACAAAATCATCGACAATCAGCACCGTGACTTCTTCATATTTACAAGCGAGAAGCAATGCGGTTATTCCAACGAGTTGAATATTCTTCCTTACAACGGGTCGGCGCGACAGGAACCGGTCAACAAGATTGACAGTTAG
- the LOC110894063 gene encoding uncharacterized protein LOC110894063 isoform X2, producing MCGREPNFELTAEEKDELSKLIWDDFLTMTRNHDFSNFWKLMEKDFVGAATDLRPSCGVNRMIRLIELDRNQGFQIKWWNLAKTRLLVVSAFNAYVTGGGFHGVTFVNKWCDVLWLTEERATSTDSCFDYHIKNFQILCKLYQKLQQNHRQSAP from the exons ATGTGTGGTAGAGAACCGAACTTTGAGCTCACAGCTGAGGAGAAGGACGAACTCAGTAAACTGATTTGGGATGATTTCTTAACCATGACTCG AAACCATGATTTTTCCAATTTTTGGAAGTTAATGGAAAAAGATTTTGTTGGAGCAGCTACTGATCTACGACCCAGCTGTGGTGTAAATCGAATG ATTCGGCTGATTGAGCTTGATCGGAATCAGGGGTTTCAAATAAAGTGGTGGAACTTGGCAAAAACTCGCCTTTTGGTGGTTTCAGCTTTTAATGCGTATGTCACTGGAGGTGGGTTCCATGGGGTCACGTTTGTGAACAAATGGTGCGATGTTTTGTGGCTAACTGAGGAAAG AGCTACAAGCACCGACTCTTGCTTTGATTACCATATCAAGAACTTCCAGATCTTGTGTAAGCTTTATCAGAAATTACAACAAAATCATCGACAATCAGCACCGTGA